CAAACATAGGCTTCGTCTTTTTTGCTGAATTTGGCTCGCAGCAACGTCTGTTTCAGATCCGAAGGTGCGTTCGGTGTCGATAGAATGCCTGCAGGTTTGTCGAGCGCAACCCAGCCCGACGGATGCGCTGCCAATACCCGAACGCCTCTGCCCAAGGGCAACGGAAATGCAAGAGAGTCTTCGTCCATGCTCCGCCAGCATCTGACAGCTCCTTCGCCCTTTCAAACGAAAAACTGCCCCACTCCCACTTCAATTTTGCCCTGAACTTCTTCCCATCGCCCCACCCTTTTTCCACTTCAATCTCAACTTCCAACTTCGTCAGATCGCTCCCCCTCTCTTCAACTTCAACCTAAACATCACCTGATTGCCCCGCGATCCCCCATAACCCATTACCCTCTCCCATCATCACCAAAGCTTCGCTTCGCCTCTTGCGTAGCCGGATTCCCTTTCTTCCGTAGCCGGATTCGGGAGAATTCGGATCTTCAGCACCCGCCTCTCCCACGCGGCCTGCGATAAACGCAGGCCCTACGAGAATCCAGGCCCACGTGCTTCCCCGTAGGGCCTCCGCTTGCCGGAGGCAGCCGTGATCGTTCCGCCCTCCCACGAGGGCCGCCCTTTCCAAGTCCTTCCCTCTTTCTTCTCCTCACTCATGCGTGGCTGGATCCCCCTTTCTTGCGTAGCCGAATCCCCCGTCTTGCGTAGCCGGATCCCCCGTCTTGCGTAGCCGGATTCCCTCTCTTCCGTAGCCGGATTCGGGAGAATTCGGATCTTCAGCGTCCGCCTCTCCACGCGGCCTGCGATAAACGCAGGCCCTACGAAATCCAGTCGCACCTCTCTTCAACTTAAACTTCAACGGATCGCCCCGCGATACCCCATCTCCCCGCTCCCAATCACATGTAAATGAATCGCAGGCGTATCGTCTGCTGCTCCCCAAGCTGATCGATCATCTGTCGTGTCCAGGGTCCAAAGGGGGCACGGGATTCAATCGCATCCTTGCAGAGCAAAGTTCCCAGCTGACCCGCATTGGTTTCCATCACTCGTGCTTCTACAACTTTTCCATCCGCATCCAGATCATACTCGATCACGACATAGGCCGGGCGATTCTCCTGCCCGATGGTCACGTCCTTGAGCAGTGAATACCACTGCAGCTGGATCGTTTCAAACATGCGTTGCAGGTAGTGTCCGAACTGGCTGAACTTCGCATCAAAGGCAACTGGACCCATGCGCGCAGCGTAAGTATTGGAGTCCATCAGCGGACCTGGCAGCACTTTGGGCGAAAGTCGGGGACGCGGCATGGGACGTGGCTGCACGGCCTGTTGGGCCTGTTGAGGAGATTGCTCCGCCTGTTGCGACTGCTCCGCTTCCTGGCGACGCAACTCCTCCTGTGCCTTGGAAAGTTGTTGAGCGACACTGGGAGGAATATTGATATTGAGAGTGGTGTCCTCGCCCGGTTGATTTGAAAAGACCTCCACTTCCTCATCAGGAGCCTCAATGATGGGCACTTCAAGACCTTCTTCATCTTCTGGCTCCACTTCATCAATAAAATCCGGTGTTGGTGGCGGCGGGGGAATTGCGGGCAACTCATCCAATATGCTGGGTGCTTCAATGCTCGGCAGCGAGTCCGGGGATGCCTGTTGTTCGACGGATTGTTCCGACGCACTGCGTTGCGGTGGTGTCGGTGCCACGGGTTGTTGTGCTGCCTGTTCGGGTTGCGGCTGACTGCTCGAATCCATGGGAACCGACTCGACCCGTGGACTGTCCTCTCCGTCAACGGGCATGGCTCCCTCTACGATCTTGGCCGACTCTTCATCCTCCCCTTCCAGGAAGGGATTGTCGTTGCGTTCGGGTCCGGCCAAATCCTCCTGCGCCGCCTGCTGATTGCGGTTGCTGATATTGGGCGTCTCATCGGGTTCGTTTTCAACCGCATCCGGATTCGTCTCCACATACTGCATTTCAGGAAGTTCATCCACCATCTCCAGCATAAAGGTATCGTCCTCAGCTGGCTCTGTCGCCTGCAGCATTTCCACGCCGTGGGACACGGGCAAGCCGTTAATGTAGGCCCAATTCAGGCCAAGGGCCGTCACGATGGCTACTGCCCATTTTGCGATCCGCAACAATGGCGGGTCGCGACGCACTTCAAACCAGGAAACTGACTTTTTCTCTACCAAATCTCGTTGAATTTTGACCTGACGACAGAGTCGCACTACTGCTTTGATACTTTTTGTCGTGAAGTATTCAGAACAATTTGCCGTTGTCAGTCAAAACCTTGGGTTTTCCGGTTCACCCGTGTCGATTCGCCCTTGTGCCGGTGGTTGCATTCACGACAGCACCGTCTGGCAGTTTGCCGGAGGAGAACGCATTTTTGTGAAATTCAGTGCCGAGCCTGAAGATCGACGCATGTTGGAGGCAGAGTTTGATGCGCTCAAGTGCATCGCATCTACACGGACGGTGCGCTGTCCCGCTCCCTTGTTGGCGATTGAGGTGCCGGAGCGAGGATATGCGCTGGTTCTGGAATTCCTGGAACTCGGCCCACTCTATCGCTCCGCAGCGTCCCAGCTCGGCGAAGCGCTGGCGCACCTGCACCAGTGCAAAGCAAATACCTTCGGTTTCGAACGGGACAATTTTATCGGTCGAACGCCTCAGCGGAATTCTGAAGTTTCCAATTGGAGTGAGTTTTTCTGGCAACACCGTATCCGCTATCAGCTCGAACTCGCGCGCTCTCGCGGATATTCCACCCT
The sequence above is a segment of the Puniceicoccaceae bacterium genome. Coding sequences within it:
- a CDS encoding fructosamine kinase family protein, with the protein product MKYSEQFAVVSQNLGFSGSPVSIRPCAGGCIHDSTVWQFAGGERIFVKFSAEPEDRRMLEAEFDALKCIASTRTVRCPAPLLAIEVPERGYALVLEFLELGPLYRSAASQLGEALAHLHQCKANTFGFERDNFIGRTPQRNSEVSNWSEFFWQHRIRYQLELARSRGYSTLPLPSKIEFAIRNALSAHAPHPSLLHGDLWGGNAAALPDGTPVIFDPASYYGDRETDLAFTEMFGGFPAEFYQAYEASFPMDLGYRERKSLYNLYHYLNHLNLFGSSYLNSCHEILNHLERRWS